The Chryseobacterium oranimense genome contains the following window.
AATTTCCTGTACTTCGACTGATGACCCGGCAATACCGGCGAGAAAACCACTGGCCCAAACTGCTTCGTCTCTGGAGAAGCTGCCGGATATTTCTTTCAAGGCATTTAATTTAGTTTCAGACAGCATATTCAAATATATTTTGAGGGTTTGGCACTAAGGTTCCGTTCGTTACAGATTTAAAATAAATCCCTTCCTGTATAGGCTCCTGCAACCAGGAAAAGTCTTCGTACAGGTTCACTACTTTACCGATTATCACCAATGATGGTGATACAAAATCTTTATTTCCTAATTTCTCGTGAAAATCTTCCAGAGATGAAGTGTATACTTTCTGGTAAGGGGTGGTAGCCTGCTCAATGACGGCGATCTTTTTACCTTCGGTTTTTCCTGCTGATAAAAACCGATCTACCAATCCTTCCAGATTTCCTTTAGACATATAAAAAACAAGGGTATCTTCTGAGGTTCCGAGTTCTTTCCAGTAATCATTGCTGAGAATTTCGGTTTTGTAATAGGTCAGAAAGCGGACCGATGTCGCATAACCTCTTGCTGTTAAAGGTATTCCTGCATATGCTGCGGCTCCTGAAGCCGCTGTAATACCTGGCACAATTTCAAATAGTATCTGATGCTGTTTCAAGACTTTCAATTCATCCAGCACATTGGAAAAAAAGGAAATATCTCCTCCTTTGAGCCTGACCACGGTTTTTCCCTGTAGAGCATACTCAACGATTAATGTATTGATGCGGGACTGCGGTGTGGAAGCATTTTTACTGCATTCTTTTCCCACATATATAATTTCTGCTTTTTTACCGGCATAACGTTCTATTATTTCAGGACTTACAAGACGGTCACATAAGATCACATCGGCGGCAGCGATGGCTTTTACCGCTTTTACCGTGATCAGATCAGGGTCGCCAGGCCCTGCGCCTACCAGGAAAACCTGTGGCGAATTGTTATTTTGTTTCATTTTAAATCTTTTTATTAGTGACGTCTAGAAAAGTCCTTCTATAGACAGGTATCTTTCGCCTGTATCATAATTTACAGTCAAAATGCTGGAACCAGCAGGTATTTCAGGTAATTTTTTTGCTACTGCAGCCAAAGCGGCCCCGGTAGAAATTCCAACGAAAAGTCCTTCTTTTTTAGCTGCTTCTTTTGTGTATTCAAAAGCTTCGTCTTTACCGATCTGAACAATTTCATCTAAAAGGGCAGTATCAAGAATGGAAGGAACAAATCCAGCTCCTAAACCCTGCAATGGATGGGGCGCCGGAGCTCCCCCACTAAGGACAGGAGACAGTTCCGGTTCTACAGCAATAACTTTGATATTTGGAAACTTCTGCTTAAGAACCTTCGCAATTCCGGTGATGTGGCCGCCGGTTCCCACGCCTGTGATGAGATAATCCAAACCATCAGGAAAATCTTTAATGATTTCCTGTGCAGTGGTTTCTACGTGCACTTTTACGTTGGCCGGGTTATCAAACTGTCTTGGGATCCAGGAATTCGGGGTTTGCTGAGCCAGCTCTTCTGCTTTTTCAATGGCTCCTTTCATTCCTTTTTCTCTGGGAGTCAGAACGAATTCTGCTCCGTATGATTCCATAATTTTGCGGCGTTCCAGACTCATACTTTCAGGCATCACGAGAATCAGCTTGTAATTTTTTACGGCAGCAACTAAAGCCAGCCCGATTCCGGTGTTTCCGCTGGTTGGCTCTATAATGATACTGTCTTTGTTCAAAAGTCCTTTAGCTTCTGCATCCTCGATCATGGATAAAGCAATTCTGTCTTTGATGCTTCCTCCGGGATTGGATTTTTCAAGTTTGATCCAAACTTCGTGTTCTGTACCGAAAAGTTTATTAATTTTTACGACCGGGGTATTTCCGATGGTTTCTAATGTGTTCTGGAACTTCATACCGACTCAATTTTATGTTGTTTTTTTAATTTTTAAAACATGATTTTTTTACCATTAAGGGTTAATTAAGTTTTTAAGGTTATTAAGGAAAAATATTTTCAATATTTTATTAAGCAAATACTTAACTCTCAATGAGCCTTAATGGTTTAAAACTTATCCTTACTATATCACAAATGTTAAAGATTCCGGGAGTGGCCCGTTGTCTTTTATCTTTATTTCACTTTTGTTATAGACCAGCGACTTGGGCGGAACATCCTGTGTGATCCAGACATTTCCTCCGATAATACTGTCTCTGCCTATAGTTGTATTGCCTCCCAAAATCGTTGCACCCGAGTAAATAATGACATGGTCTTCAATATTGGGATGCCTTTTCTCGTTGGCTTTATCTTTTG
Protein-coding sequences here:
- the cobA gene encoding uroporphyrinogen-III C-methyltransferase; amino-acid sequence: MKQNNNSPQVFLVGAGPGDPDLITVKAVKAIAAADVILCDRLVSPEIIERYAGKKAEIIYVGKECSKNASTPQSRINTLIVEYALQGKTVVRLKGGDISFFSNVLDELKVLKQHQILFEIVPGITAASGAAAYAGIPLTARGYATSVRFLTYYKTEILSNDYWKELGTSEDTLVFYMSKGNLEGLVDRFLSAGKTEGKKIAVIEQATTPYQKVYTSSLEDFHEKLGNKDFVSPSLVIIGKVVNLYEDFSWLQEPIQEGIYFKSVTNGTLVPNPQNIFEYAV
- the cysK gene encoding cysteine synthase A → MKFQNTLETIGNTPVVKINKLFGTEHEVWIKLEKSNPGGSIKDRIALSMIEDAEAKGLLNKDSIIIEPTSGNTGIGLALVAAVKNYKLILVMPESMSLERRKIMESYGAEFVLTPREKGMKGAIEKAEELAQQTPNSWIPRQFDNPANVKVHVETTAQEIIKDFPDGLDYLITGVGTGGHITGIAKVLKQKFPNIKVIAVEPELSPVLSGGAPAPHPLQGLGAGFVPSILDTALLDEIVQIGKDEAFEYTKEAAKKEGLFVGISTGAALAAVAKKLPEIPAGSSILTVNYDTGERYLSIEGLF